A genomic segment from Neodiprion lecontei isolate iyNeoLeco1 chromosome 1, iyNeoLeco1.1, whole genome shotgun sequence encodes:
- the LOC107224289 gene encoding uncharacterized protein LOC107224289 isoform X2 has product MLTLKRSSSTVSSASVSSTISSASSTQTTILTSKRPNRHHHHHHHQNQQHPTSPIQDRRRSASREIPSTKSRPFILTSIGHWYAGLVIGVFTAAYKIASCIIWAPALWVSAWVCMLWAILQLPLTALKWFLTALYTPASERVRPKRCVLISGGSTVQAVHLARNFYKAGARVVVCEVEGLFGLARFSTACSQFHTLPIPGPDSAAQYVKALRDIVQREKPSYYIPVSASTTAYYDALAKPHLEALGCECFVPGASEVTALDDPLELLRRCRSVGLPTPSHFVLRSSADVANLYERGVLRTGRHVMLAAGPAGMRDRAKVVLPPTVRDFRSENYEHEISDKRPWVVVRDPGGAHFLTCTTVKDSKVVANVTCRVDEHRGLIPEDRPDVSRWLDRFFARSPGHKMSGHLSFRLAESGLDNDLVSIGCRVGVSFPYVCHTGVHPRLVWRPCRHFSRQNSEHLANGDRGQNLNEAVANALKRPPTDVASHLLGTVLDKRETLFVYWDPLPYCAYYHLQLPFRRIAGVIRAQPAGQHAQPLALVQ; this is encoded by the coding sequence ATGCTGACGTTGAAGCGCTCGTCATCGACGGTCTCGAGCGCCTCGGTCTCCTCCACGATATCCAGCGCCTCGAGTACCCAGACGACGATTCTGACCTCGAAACGGCCCAACCgccatcaccaccaccaccaccaccagaACCAACAGCATCCGACGAGCCCGATCCAGGACCGCCGACGATCAGCGTCGAGGGAAATTCCGTCGACGAAGAGTCGCCCGTTTATCCTGACGAGCATCGGTCACTGGTACGCCGGTTTGGTGATCGGCGTTTTCACCGCCGCGTACAAAATCGCGAGCTGTATAATCTGGGCACCGGCATTGTGGGTCTCGGCGTGGGTCTGCATGCTATGGGCGATTCTGCAGCTGCCGTTGACGGCCCTCAAGTGGTTCCTGACCGCGCTCTACACCCCGGCCTCGGAGAGAGTCAGGCCCAAACGATGCGTCCTGATCAGCGGCGGTAGCACCGTGCAGGCCGTCCACCTAGCAAGGAACTTCTACAAGGCCGGTGCCCGCGTCGTGGTCTGCGAGGTGGAGGGCCTCTTTGGGCTGGCCCGTTTCTCAACCGCCTGTTCGCAGTTCCACACGCTTCCCATACCTGGCCCAGACTCCGCGGCCCAGTACGTCAAGGCCCTCCGCGACATCGTCCAGCGCGAAAAACCGTCCTACTACATACCGGTCAGCGCTTCGACGACCGCATACTACGACGCCCTGGCAAAGCCTCACCTCGAAGCCCTTGGATGCGAGTGCTTCGTACCCGGCGCCTCTGAGGTCACGGCCCTCGACGATCCGCTCGAGCTTTTGCGTCGATGCAGGTCTGTCGGGCTTCCGACTCCGTCTCACTTTGTCCTCCGGTCCTCGGCCGACGTGGCCAATCTTTACGAACGCGGCGTCCTCCGCACCGGAAGACACGTCATGCTGGCCGCCGGGCCCGCCGGGATGCGGGACCGTGCCAAAGTCGTGCTGCCCCCGACGGTCCGGGACTTTAGGAGCGAGAACTACGAGCACGAGATAAGCGACAAGCGGCCCTGGGTCGTGGTTCGCGATCCGGGTGGCGCCCATTTTCTCACCTGCACGACCGTCAAGGACTCGAAGGTCGTCGCCAACGTGACCTGTCGCGTCGACGAGCATCGGGGCCTCATACCCGAAGACAGACCCGACGTCTCCCGCTGGTTGGATCGCTTCTTCGCCCGATCACCGGGCCACAAGATGTCCGGTCACCTGAGCTTCCGGCTGGCCGAATCGGGCCTCGACAACGATCTCGTCTCCATCGGTTGTCGCGTCGGCGTCTCTTTCCCCTACGTCTGCCACACCGGCGTTCATCCCAGGCTCGTTTGGCGACCCTGCAGGCACTTTTCGAGACAGAATTCCGAGCATCTCGCGAACGGGGATCGCGGGCAGAATCTCAACGAGGCCGTCGCCAACGCCCTGAAGAGGCCTCCGACGGACGTCGCCTCCCATCTTCTCGGCACCGTTCTCGACAAGCGGGAGACCCTTTTCGTCTACTGGGACCCTCTGCCCTATTGCGCTTACTACCATCTGCAGCTGCCCTTCAGGCGCATCGCTGGCGTAATCAGGGCCCAGCCTGCCGGACAACACGCCCAGCCCTTGGCGCTGGTGCAGTAA
- the LOC107224289 gene encoding uncharacterized protein LOC107224289 isoform X1: MPSCGSENVSRFWGSSPPISRRNSTASSPSPGSPLSTSPPDVSPMLTLKRSSSTVSSASVSSTISSASSTQTTILTSKRPNRHHHHHHHQNQQHPTSPIQDRRRSASREIPSTKSRPFILTSIGHWYAGLVIGVFTAAYKIASCIIWAPALWVSAWVCMLWAILQLPLTALKWFLTALYTPASERVRPKRCVLISGGSTVQAVHLARNFYKAGARVVVCEVEGLFGLARFSTACSQFHTLPIPGPDSAAQYVKALRDIVQREKPSYYIPVSASTTAYYDALAKPHLEALGCECFVPGASEVTALDDPLELLRRCRSVGLPTPSHFVLRSSADVANLYERGVLRTGRHVMLAAGPAGMRDRAKVVLPPTVRDFRSENYEHEISDKRPWVVVRDPGGAHFLTCTTVKDSKVVANVTCRVDEHRGLIPEDRPDVSRWLDRFFARSPGHKMSGHLSFRLAESGLDNDLVSIGCRVGVSFPYVCHTGVHPRLVWRPCRHFSRQNSEHLANGDRGQNLNEAVANALKRPPTDVASHLLGTVLDKRETLFVYWDPLPYCAYYHLQLPFRRIAGVIRAQPAGQHAQPLALVQ; this comes from the coding sequence ATGCCTTCTTGCGGCAGTGAGAACGTGTCGAGATTCTGGGGCTCGAGTCCCCCGATCTCAAGGCGGAACAGCACGGCCTCGTCTCCGTCACCTGGATCACCTCTGTCAACGTCGCCCCCCGACGTCTCCCCGATGCTGACGTTGAAGCGCTCGTCATCGACGGTCTCGAGCGCCTCGGTCTCCTCCACGATATCCAGCGCCTCGAGTACCCAGACGACGATTCTGACCTCGAAACGGCCCAACCgccatcaccaccaccaccaccaccagaACCAACAGCATCCGACGAGCCCGATCCAGGACCGCCGACGATCAGCGTCGAGGGAAATTCCGTCGACGAAGAGTCGCCCGTTTATCCTGACGAGCATCGGTCACTGGTACGCCGGTTTGGTGATCGGCGTTTTCACCGCCGCGTACAAAATCGCGAGCTGTATAATCTGGGCACCGGCATTGTGGGTCTCGGCGTGGGTCTGCATGCTATGGGCGATTCTGCAGCTGCCGTTGACGGCCCTCAAGTGGTTCCTGACCGCGCTCTACACCCCGGCCTCGGAGAGAGTCAGGCCCAAACGATGCGTCCTGATCAGCGGCGGTAGCACCGTGCAGGCCGTCCACCTAGCAAGGAACTTCTACAAGGCCGGTGCCCGCGTCGTGGTCTGCGAGGTGGAGGGCCTCTTTGGGCTGGCCCGTTTCTCAACCGCCTGTTCGCAGTTCCACACGCTTCCCATACCTGGCCCAGACTCCGCGGCCCAGTACGTCAAGGCCCTCCGCGACATCGTCCAGCGCGAAAAACCGTCCTACTACATACCGGTCAGCGCTTCGACGACCGCATACTACGACGCCCTGGCAAAGCCTCACCTCGAAGCCCTTGGATGCGAGTGCTTCGTACCCGGCGCCTCTGAGGTCACGGCCCTCGACGATCCGCTCGAGCTTTTGCGTCGATGCAGGTCTGTCGGGCTTCCGACTCCGTCTCACTTTGTCCTCCGGTCCTCGGCCGACGTGGCCAATCTTTACGAACGCGGCGTCCTCCGCACCGGAAGACACGTCATGCTGGCCGCCGGGCCCGCCGGGATGCGGGACCGTGCCAAAGTCGTGCTGCCCCCGACGGTCCGGGACTTTAGGAGCGAGAACTACGAGCACGAGATAAGCGACAAGCGGCCCTGGGTCGTGGTTCGCGATCCGGGTGGCGCCCATTTTCTCACCTGCACGACCGTCAAGGACTCGAAGGTCGTCGCCAACGTGACCTGTCGCGTCGACGAGCATCGGGGCCTCATACCCGAAGACAGACCCGACGTCTCCCGCTGGTTGGATCGCTTCTTCGCCCGATCACCGGGCCACAAGATGTCCGGTCACCTGAGCTTCCGGCTGGCCGAATCGGGCCTCGACAACGATCTCGTCTCCATCGGTTGTCGCGTCGGCGTCTCTTTCCCCTACGTCTGCCACACCGGCGTTCATCCCAGGCTCGTTTGGCGACCCTGCAGGCACTTTTCGAGACAGAATTCCGAGCATCTCGCGAACGGGGATCGCGGGCAGAATCTCAACGAGGCCGTCGCCAACGCCCTGAAGAGGCCTCCGACGGACGTCGCCTCCCATCTTCTCGGCACCGTTCTCGACAAGCGGGAGACCCTTTTCGTCTACTGGGACCCTCTGCCCTATTGCGCTTACTACCATCTGCAGCTGCCCTTCAGGCGCATCGCTGGCGTAATCAGGGCCCAGCCTGCCGGACAACACGCCCAGCCCTTGGCGCTGGTGCAGTAA